A single window of Streptomyces aquilus DNA harbors:
- a CDS encoding MaoC/PaaZ C-terminal domain-containing protein has product MPINDELIGRRLGVVETSWTSRDTRLYALAVGASGADPEQELQFTTENSAGITQRVLPTFGVIDGGRVGVGGLLRELDDVDLSRMLHGAQEVEQHQELPASAEAVTSGRVTAVWDKGKAAVIETESVTSDAVSGERYVTCRQTLFFRGYGGWGGERGPGAGTPVPEAELDRTLKTTTRLDQALLYRLTGDANPLHSDPAYARGAGFPRPILHGMCVYGVVGRLLLNEFADGDPAAFHSLRGRFSAPTYPGDDLVVSVSGRGPEHRFVVDNQRGERILSDGCFVIG; this is encoded by the coding sequence GTGCCGATCAACGACGAACTCATCGGGCGGCGGCTGGGTGTCGTCGAGACGAGCTGGACCAGCCGGGACACCCGGCTGTACGCACTGGCCGTAGGTGCGAGCGGCGCCGACCCCGAGCAGGAGCTGCAGTTCACCACCGAGAACAGCGCCGGGATCACCCAGCGCGTACTGCCCACCTTCGGGGTGATCGACGGCGGCAGGGTCGGAGTCGGCGGCCTGCTGAGGGAACTCGACGACGTGGACCTGTCGCGCATGCTGCACGGGGCTCAGGAGGTGGAGCAGCACCAGGAACTGCCGGCGTCGGCCGAGGCGGTCACGTCCGGGCGGGTCACCGCGGTGTGGGACAAGGGCAAAGCCGCCGTGATAGAGACCGAGTCGGTCACCTCCGACGCGGTCTCCGGTGAGCGCTACGTCACCTGCCGCCAGACCCTGTTCTTCCGCGGCTACGGCGGCTGGGGCGGCGAGCGGGGACCAGGCGCCGGAACCCCGGTGCCCGAGGCCGAGCTGGACCGCACCCTGAAGACCACTACACGCCTCGACCAGGCGCTGCTCTACCGGCTCACCGGCGATGCCAACCCGCTGCACTCGGACCCCGCCTACGCTCGCGGGGCGGGCTTCCCCAGGCCGATTCTGCACGGCATGTGTGTCTACGGCGTTGTCGGACGGCTGCTACTGAACGAGTTCGCCGACGGCGACCCGGCCGCCTTCCACAGCCTCCGGGGCCGGTTCTCGGCCCCGACGTACCCCGGTGACGACCTCGTCGTCTCGGTGTCGGGCCGAGGTCCCGAGCACCGGTTCGTCGTGGACAACCAACGAGGCGAGCGGATCCTGTCCGACGGCTGTTTCGTCATCGGCTGA
- a CDS encoding nuclear transport factor 2 family protein — protein sequence MSVPAMPPAVLQFFQASQNGDADAWSGAFAEGARFHDPVGTPPLKGRAAIHDLVVSVLTSFSPFLGLTPTEAHTAGNSVAVTWHSAAITRDLRRVNWSGISVFELDDTGRIREARAYFDRAAFQAQVDGG from the coding sequence TTGTCCGTCCCCGCCATGCCCCCGGCCGTTCTGCAGTTCTTCCAGGCCTCCCAGAACGGTGACGCCGACGCCTGGAGCGGCGCCTTCGCCGAGGGCGCGCGCTTCCACGACCCGGTCGGCACGCCGCCCCTCAAGGGCCGCGCCGCCATCCACGACCTCGTCGTCTCCGTCCTCACGAGCTTCAGCCCCTTCCTCGGGCTGACCCCGACCGAGGCGCACACCGCCGGAAACAGCGTGGCCGTCACCTGGCACAGTGCCGCCATCACCCGGGACCTCAGGCGGGTCAACTGGTCGGGCATCAGCGTCTTCGAACTCGACGACACCGGCCGCATCCGCGAGGCCAGGGCCTACTTCGACCGTGCCGCCTTCCAGGCTCAGGTCGACGGCGGCTGA
- a CDS encoding thiolase C-terminal domain-containing protein, with product MKPGSIAIVGAAETDRLGVLPDHSALSLNIEAARNALHDAGMTPADIDGIASTGFATGEVAEALGIRTRWVDSTSVGGCSYFLHVRHAAAAITAGMASAVLITHGESGRSRVGEPGLNFSPSSGMGQFEMPYGTAGFVTMFTVPALRFMKEFGVTHEQLAGVAVAQRKWAHPNERAFRRDLITVEDVLASKTIAYPFHQAECCVVTDGGGALIVTSAERAADLPSRPVYILGTGESTTHSMVSQMEDFTTSRAFRDSSADAFREAGVGPADIDHLMVYDAFAHVPLYGLQDLGFVKPGEAAAFVAEGNTEPGGVLPMNTNGGGLSYTHTGMYGMFAIQEAVRQVRGTAAVPVPDVELSFAQGVGGMFSTAASLVLAAERP from the coding sequence GTGAAGCCCGGTTCGATCGCGATCGTGGGAGCCGCCGAGACCGACCGCCTCGGCGTCCTGCCCGACCACTCCGCCCTCAGCCTCAACATCGAGGCGGCCCGCAACGCCCTGCACGACGCCGGCATGACACCGGCCGACATCGACGGCATCGCGAGCACCGGGTTCGCGACCGGTGAAGTCGCCGAGGCCCTCGGAATCCGTACGCGATGGGTCGACTCCACCAGCGTCGGCGGATGCTCCTACTTCCTGCATGTGCGCCACGCGGCCGCCGCGATCACCGCAGGCATGGCCTCGGCCGTCCTCATCACGCACGGCGAGTCCGGCCGCTCCCGGGTGGGCGAACCCGGGCTGAACTTCTCGCCCAGCAGCGGAATGGGCCAGTTCGAGATGCCCTACGGGACCGCGGGCTTCGTCACCATGTTCACGGTGCCCGCGTTGCGGTTCATGAAGGAGTTCGGCGTCACCCACGAGCAACTGGCCGGCGTTGCGGTCGCGCAGCGCAAGTGGGCCCATCCCAACGAACGGGCGTTCCGCCGCGACCTCATCACCGTCGAGGACGTCCTCGCGTCGAAGACGATCGCGTACCCCTTCCACCAGGCCGAGTGCTGCGTGGTGACCGACGGCGGCGGCGCCCTCATCGTGACCTCCGCCGAGCGGGCCGCCGACCTGCCCTCACGGCCGGTGTACATCCTCGGCACCGGCGAGAGCACGACGCACTCGATGGTGTCTCAGATGGAGGACTTCACCACGTCACGGGCCTTCCGCGACTCCAGCGCCGACGCGTTCCGCGAGGCGGGCGTCGGTCCGGCCGACATCGACCACCTCATGGTCTACGACGCGTTCGCCCACGTCCCCCTGTACGGGCTGCAGGACCTCGGCTTCGTCAAGCCCGGCGAGGCGGCGGCGTTCGTCGCGGAGGGCAACACCGAACCGGGTGGCGTCCTGCCCATGAACACCAACGGCGGCGGTCTCTCGTACACGCACACCGGCATGTACGGCATGTTCGCCATACAGGAGGCGGTACGGCAGGTGCGGGGCACCGCCGCCGTGCCCGTTCCGGACGTCGAGCTGAGCTTCGCCCAGGGGGTCGGCGGCATGTTCTCCACCGCGGCCTCGCTGGTACTGGCGGCCGAACGTCCCTGA
- a CDS encoding Zn-ribbon domain-containing OB-fold protein: MPKTKFLPKPTPETRPFWDAAAQGELHIQRCVTTGRFFFHPRPCSPYVFDGAVEWVKVSGDATLHSYNINHRPAWGFEDEAPYAIAVVELAEGPRMMTNIVGIENTPENLVLDMPLEVRFQERDGVVVPVFAPAEVTA, encoded by the coding sequence ATGCCCAAGACCAAATTCCTGCCGAAACCCACTCCCGAGACACGGCCGTTCTGGGACGCCGCCGCTCAGGGCGAACTCCACATCCAGCGCTGTGTCACCACCGGCAGGTTCTTCTTCCATCCCCGGCCCTGTTCCCCCTACGTCTTCGACGGCGCGGTGGAATGGGTCAAGGTGTCCGGTGACGCCACACTCCACTCGTACAACATCAACCACCGTCCGGCCTGGGGCTTCGAGGACGAGGCGCCGTACGCGATCGCCGTCGTCGAGCTCGCCGAGGGGCCGCGGATGATGACGAACATCGTCGGCATCGAGAACACTCCCGAGAACCTGGTCCTGGACATGCCGCTGGAGGTCAGGTTCCAGGAACGCGACGGGGTGGTCGTGCCCGTGTTCGCGCCGGCGGAGGTGACCGCGTGA
- a CDS encoding SDR family NAD(P)-dependent oxidoreductase gives MNDISPTPLADRTALITGGSGGIGTAVALRLADAGARIALVHSSHGEDAENTATRINTLHGSGRAVTLQADLSEATAAAELVDRTSRALGAVDLLIAGAGIGEQLAWADIDVDTWDTTMAVNVRAPFLMAQAALPGMIERGWGRVLFVSSIAALNGGIIGPHYAASKAALHGLTHSLAVGVAAAGVTVNALAPALIGGTRILPADAGEGGKLPAPIPVGRLGTPDEVAAMAASMVTNGYLTNKVITLDGGLYPR, from the coding sequence ATGAACGACATCTCCCCCACCCCGCTCGCCGACCGCACCGCGCTGATCACCGGAGGCTCCGGCGGCATCGGAACAGCCGTCGCCCTGCGTCTCGCGGACGCCGGAGCCCGTATCGCTCTCGTCCACAGCAGCCACGGCGAGGATGCCGAGAACACCGCCACGCGGATCAACACGCTCCACGGCTCCGGCCGGGCGGTCACGCTGCAGGCGGACCTGTCCGAGGCGACGGCCGCCGCCGAACTGGTCGACCGGACCTCCCGCGCGCTCGGCGCCGTCGACCTCCTCATCGCCGGAGCGGGGATCGGAGAGCAGCTGGCCTGGGCCGACATCGACGTCGACACCTGGGACACCACCATGGCCGTGAACGTGCGCGCGCCCTTTCTCATGGCTCAGGCCGCCCTTCCCGGCATGATCGAGCGCGGCTGGGGACGGGTCCTGTTCGTCTCGTCGATCGCGGCCCTCAACGGCGGCATCATCGGCCCGCACTACGCTGCCAGCAAGGCAGCCCTGCACGGGCTGACCCATTCCCTGGCGGTCGGTGTCGCCGCCGCCGGTGTGACCGTAAACGCCCTTGCCCCCGCACTCATCGGAGGCACCCGGATCCTGCCCGCCGACGCCGGCGAGGGCGGGAAACTGCCCGCGCCCATCCCGGTCGGACGCCTCGGCACGCCGGACGAGGTCGCCGCCATGGCCGCCTCGATGGTCACCAACGGCTACCTGACCAACAAGGTGATCACGCTCGACGGCGGCCTGTACCCCCGCTGA
- a CDS encoding TetR/AcrR family transcriptional regulator, which translates to MSDNAAPRRRGPYATTPARRVQIVRAALASFAEHGFERASLRDIAARAGMTHAALLRHFSGKEELLLTALAQREKRDEEQADRILAAGSSGASVLGQILADEFADPDYLRHWLALSIAATNPAHPAHEYFARRGERLRRRLHNASTPAAPSGATLTDDDRAVMVLAMMDGLRIQTLLDPSRNPLRLMEPFMRMVITPAGSE; encoded by the coding sequence ATGAGCGACAACGCCGCCCCCCGGCGCCGGGGTCCTTACGCCACCACGCCGGCCCGGCGGGTGCAGATCGTCCGCGCCGCGCTCGCGAGCTTCGCCGAGCACGGATTCGAGCGGGCCTCACTCCGTGACATCGCCGCACGTGCGGGCATGACACATGCCGCGCTGCTGCGCCACTTCTCCGGCAAAGAGGAACTTCTCCTCACCGCCCTCGCCCAGCGGGAGAAGCGCGACGAGGAACAGGCCGACCGGATCCTCGCGGCGGGGTCGTCAGGCGCCTCCGTACTCGGGCAGATCCTCGCCGACGAGTTCGCTGACCCCGACTACCTGCGCCACTGGCTCGCTCTTTCCATCGCGGCGACGAATCCCGCCCATCCGGCGCACGAGTACTTCGCCCGCCGCGGCGAGCGGTTGCGCAGGCGGTTGCACAACGCTTCCACACCCGCCGCGCCCAGCGGTGCAACTCTGACCGATGACGACAGGGCAGTCATGGTGCTCGCCATGATGGACGGACTGAGGATTCAGACCCTTCTCGATCCCTCGCGCAATCCGCTGCGCCTGATGGAGCCCTTTATGCGGATGGTCATCACTCCGGCCGGCAGCGAATAG
- a CDS encoding substrate-binding domain-containing protein, translating into MREPVDVRRQRILAAVQERGLARVRDLAAELQVSGVTIRRDIEELAQEGKLRRGHGVVSSPLSAQEAQHEAREGGIRDGDTVAVVVPERHSYLNEALHRARAVFDAAGVRVALHIAPPGPGAERPQVERALADGACGVLLAPRWRSPDSEEADYGWLATLEVPAALMERRPPRGSALHALDSVCSDHWYGAQLAVEHLVRLGHRRLVFATRDDSPTARTLRSALSEIAEAHPLVEKWAWTLSSSRAGTDREPADVADLTTVLREVGATGAVLHGDVEALMLVQQLAENGVRVPENCSVVAYDDVVAGLGTPPLTAVSPPKGVVGQLAAQLLLRRIEDAGEADAQPVQRVELLPRLIVRGSTRSTP; encoded by the coding sequence ATGCGTGAGCCGGTCGATGTCAGGCGCCAGCGGATTCTCGCCGCAGTGCAGGAGCGCGGGCTCGCGCGCGTCCGGGATCTCGCCGCCGAGCTGCAGGTGTCGGGGGTGACGATCCGCCGGGACATCGAGGAACTGGCCCAGGAGGGCAAGCTGCGGCGCGGGCACGGGGTGGTGAGTTCACCACTGTCGGCGCAGGAGGCGCAGCATGAGGCGCGGGAGGGCGGCATCAGGGACGGTGACACTGTTGCCGTGGTGGTGCCGGAGCGGCACTCCTACCTGAACGAGGCCCTGCACAGGGCCCGCGCCGTGTTCGACGCCGCAGGCGTCCGCGTCGCCCTGCACATCGCTCCGCCGGGTCCGGGCGCCGAACGCCCCCAGGTGGAACGGGCGCTGGCCGACGGCGCTTGCGGTGTGCTGCTCGCGCCGCGGTGGCGCAGCCCGGACTCCGAAGAGGCCGACTACGGCTGGCTGGCCACGCTGGAGGTGCCGGCTGCTCTGATGGAGCGCCGACCGCCCAGAGGCAGTGCGCTGCATGCCTTGGACTCGGTCTGCTCAGACCACTGGTACGGCGCCCAGCTCGCCGTCGAGCACCTCGTACGGCTCGGCCATCGGCGACTGGTGTTCGCGACCCGCGACGACAGCCCGACCGCGCGCACCCTTCGCTCCGCGCTGTCGGAGATCGCCGAGGCACATCCGCTGGTGGAGAAGTGGGCCTGGACGCTCAGCTCCTCCCGCGCCGGCACCGACCGGGAGCCCGCCGACGTGGCGGACCTGACGACAGTGCTGCGCGAGGTGGGGGCGACGGGCGCCGTCCTGCACGGCGACGTGGAGGCCCTGATGCTGGTGCAGCAGCTCGCCGAGAACGGGGTGCGGGTGCCGGAGAACTGCTCCGTCGTCGCCTACGACGACGTGGTCGCCGGCCTCGGCACCCCGCCCCTGACGGCCGTCTCGCCGCCCAAGGGCGTGGTCGGCCAGCTCGCCGCCCAGCTGTTGCTGCGCCGCATCGAGGATGCGGGCGAGGCGGATGCGCAGCCGGTGCAGCGCGTCGAGCTGCTGCCGAGGCTGATCGTGCGAGGGTCTACACGCTCCACCCCATGA
- a CDS encoding TetR family transcriptional regulator yields MAYDSAATKERIITAATAEFAAHGVAGARVDRIAAAARANKRAIYDYFGDKSRLFAVVLERRLAELAEAVPPSEDLAGYSERLFEYHRTHPEALRLVMWEALEIGDGPVPAEKERTAHYSDKVTAAQAGEPDADARTRVFFTLALASWSVAMPQLRRMVLGADFGMDRLRQEIARAVVALPSAGPRGGA; encoded by the coding sequence ATGGCATATGACTCCGCGGCGACCAAAGAGCGCATCATCACGGCGGCGACCGCCGAGTTCGCGGCGCATGGGGTCGCGGGCGCCCGCGTCGACCGCATCGCCGCCGCGGCCAGGGCCAACAAGCGCGCCATCTACGACTACTTCGGAGACAAGAGCAGACTCTTCGCCGTCGTTCTGGAGCGTCGCCTCGCCGAACTGGCCGAGGCCGTCCCGCCGTCGGAGGATCTGGCCGGCTACTCGGAGCGGCTCTTCGAGTACCACCGAACCCACCCCGAGGCCCTTCGTCTGGTGATGTGGGAGGCCTTGGAGATCGGCGACGGGCCGGTTCCCGCCGAGAAGGAGCGCACCGCCCACTACAGCGACAAGGTGACCGCCGCGCAGGCCGGTGAACCGGACGCCGACGCCCGTACACGCGTGTTCTTCACCCTCGCCCTGGCGAGCTGGAGCGTCGCCATGCCCCAGCTGCGGCGCATGGTGCTCGGCGCCGACTTCGGTATGGACCGGCTCCGACAGGAGATCGCTCGCGCTGTGGTCGCGCTTCCTTCGGCGGGTCCGCGCGGCGGTGCCTGA
- a CDS encoding DHA2 family efflux MFS transporter permease subunit, which produces MALWVVLVGGYCAILNITVISVALPDIEADLGGSIDVDWVATAFLVGVVFGLPATGWLADRFGRKTVYSACVVVFGIGSMLCAWAPDMPLLVGGRFVQGTGGGALIPVGMTIVLEAFPPERRGTAMGLWGIGTAGAPAAGPVVGGWMVTSVGWRSIFVVFVVLAAVALVFALALLPSSGYRQRRRFDALGWAVASAVTVLAVIAVRQAPSLGGTSPVLWAMAAAVVGLSLWLVVRSLKVSDPIIDFRMFGNWTFNLTVALTAFINVAQYARVNFLAVELQTVRGFDAQYVGLLLAPAAIGVALTGPLGGRLTDRVGARTPVICGLVAIVVSMWMLATLRTDTPSWEIAVALVLQGCGIGLANMPVTVASMNSLPQRYVAQGSAITNLTGQFSAAAGAAVFGALLVAQVGNATGEGVPAGAAQEAFNNLFLTAFWVAVVGLLVAFFLPGKRRYAVLSRLRADEAAAETPSRS; this is translated from the coding sequence GTGGCCCTGTGGGTCGTCCTGGTCGGCGGCTACTGCGCGATCCTCAACATCACCGTGATCAGCGTGGCGTTGCCGGACATCGAGGCAGACCTGGGCGGGAGCATCGACGTCGACTGGGTCGCCACGGCGTTCCTCGTCGGCGTCGTCTTCGGGCTGCCGGCCACGGGGTGGTTGGCCGACCGCTTCGGCCGGAAGACCGTCTACTCGGCCTGCGTCGTCGTCTTCGGCATCGGCTCGATGCTGTGCGCCTGGGCGCCGGACATGCCGCTGCTGGTCGGCGGCCGTTTCGTGCAGGGGACGGGCGGTGGCGCGCTGATTCCCGTCGGCATGACGATCGTCCTGGAGGCCTTCCCGCCGGAGAGACGGGGCACGGCGATGGGCCTGTGGGGCATCGGCACCGCCGGCGCACCGGCCGCGGGACCGGTTGTGGGTGGCTGGATGGTCACGTCTGTCGGCTGGCGGTCGATATTCGTGGTCTTCGTGGTGCTGGCCGCCGTGGCGCTGGTCTTCGCGCTCGCGCTGCTGCCGTCGTCCGGCTACCGGCAACGCCGCCGGTTCGACGCGCTCGGCTGGGCCGTGGCCTCCGCGGTCACGGTTCTCGCCGTGATCGCGGTCCGCCAGGCCCCTTCACTGGGCGGCACCTCCCCGGTTCTCTGGGCCATGGCCGCAGCCGTGGTCGGGCTGTCCCTCTGGCTTGTCGTGCGATCGCTCAAGGTCAGCGATCCGATCATCGATTTCCGGATGTTCGGGAACTGGACTTTCAATCTCACGGTCGCGCTGACCGCGTTCATCAACGTGGCGCAGTATGCGCGTGTGAACTTCCTGGCCGTGGAACTGCAGACGGTGCGCGGCTTCGACGCGCAGTACGTGGGACTGCTCCTCGCGCCGGCCGCCATCGGTGTCGCCCTCACCGGCCCGCTCGGCGGCCGGCTGACCGACCGGGTGGGCGCCCGGACGCCGGTGATCTGCGGGCTCGTCGCCATCGTGGTCAGCATGTGGATGTTGGCGACCCTGCGTACCGACACCCCCTCGTGGGAGATCGCGGTCGCCCTCGTACTCCAGGGCTGCGGCATCGGACTCGCCAACATGCCGGTCACCGTCGCTTCGATGAACAGCCTTCCCCAGCGGTACGTCGCGCAGGGCAGCGCCATCACCAATCTCACCGGACAGTTCTCGGCGGCGGCGGGCGCGGCGGTGTTCGGTGCGTTGCTGGTGGCCCAGGTGGGCAACGCGACCGGGGAAGGCGTGCCGGCCGGCGCCGCCCAGGAAGCCTTCAACAACCTTTTCCTGACGGCGTTCTGGGTCGCTGTCGTCGGATTGCTGGTGGCGTTTTTCCTTCCCGGGAAACGCAGGTACGCCGTACTCAGCCGACTCCGTGCCGACGAGGCTGCGGCCGAGACTCCTTCACGGAGCTGA
- a CDS encoding MFS transporter, whose protein sequence is MPQTTPPAAPAPPPLGRGLPFVMALACGVTVANAYFPQAVTPLIARSLDVSDGTATTLATLTQLGYAVGIFLLVPLGDRLPRRPLITVLLAVTSVALSTAGLAPGIGLLLAAGALVGLATVVPQILLPMAAGLVAPERRGSVIGTLQAGLIGGILLARAFGGVLGEHLGWRAPYLVAAVLTALLAVVLGALLPPTVPAVRDGYPGLLTDTLRMLRTEKELRRSVLFQVTVFGGFSAAWTAVALLVTGPRYGMGTQAVGVLALVGAGSMFLAPSTGKWVDRYGPDRVNLWCVAAGLTAAGVLAAGALGGVAGIVALAAGLLLIDVAVQCGQVANQARIFALRPEVHSRLNTGYMTCSFLGASAGSWLGIRAYTHFGWWAVCALIALAVASALVTYVVGGGGRRIARTGAKEATESEAAIRSR, encoded by the coding sequence ATGCCCCAGACCACACCGCCGGCAGCTCCCGCACCGCCACCCCTCGGCCGCGGGCTCCCCTTTGTCATGGCGCTGGCCTGCGGTGTCACCGTGGCCAACGCCTACTTCCCGCAAGCCGTCACACCCCTCATCGCCCGGAGTCTCGACGTCTCCGACGGCACGGCCACGACTCTCGCGACGCTGACCCAGCTCGGCTACGCCGTCGGGATCTTCCTACTCGTCCCACTCGGGGACCGTCTCCCCCGCCGGCCACTGATCACCGTGCTGCTCGCGGTGACCAGCGTGGCACTATCAACCGCGGGGCTGGCCCCTGGGATCGGCCTGCTTCTCGCCGCGGGCGCCCTGGTCGGCCTGGCCACCGTGGTGCCGCAGATCCTCCTTCCCATGGCGGCCGGGCTCGTAGCACCCGAACGGCGCGGCAGCGTGATCGGCACCCTCCAGGCCGGGCTGATCGGAGGCATCCTGCTGGCCCGCGCCTTCGGCGGTGTTCTCGGCGAGCACCTGGGCTGGCGGGCCCCGTATCTGGTCGCCGCCGTGCTCACCGCGCTGCTCGCCGTGGTGCTCGGCGCCCTCCTGCCCCCGACCGTCCCGGCCGTCCGCGACGGCTACCCGGGCCTCCTCACCGACACCCTGCGCATGCTGCGTACGGAGAAGGAGCTGCGCCGGTCCGTGCTCTTCCAGGTCACCGTGTTCGGAGGGTTCAGCGCCGCCTGGACCGCGGTCGCGCTGCTGGTCACCGGACCGCGCTACGGCATGGGCACTCAGGCCGTGGGCGTGCTCGCCCTGGTCGGCGCGGGCAGCATGTTCCTCGCTCCCTCCACCGGGAAGTGGGTGGATCGGTACGGCCCCGACCGCGTCAACCTCTGGTGTGTGGCAGCCGGGCTCACCGCGGCGGGCGTGCTGGCGGCCGGCGCACTCGGCGGTGTCGCCGGGATCGTGGCTCTGGCCGCCGGGCTGCTGCTGATCGACGTGGCGGTGCAGTGCGGACAGGTCGCCAACCAGGCCCGCATCTTCGCCCTGCGCCCGGAGGTTCACAGCCGGCTCAACACGGGCTATATGACCTGCTCGTTCCTCGGCGCGAGCGCCGGGTCGTGGCTCGGTATCCGCGCCTACACACACTTCGGCTGGTGGGCGGTCTGCGCACTCATCGCACTCGCCGTGGCGTCGGCATTGGTGACGTACGTGGTCGGGGGCGGCGGGCGCCGTATCGCCCGGACCGGTGCGAAGGAAGCGACCGAGTCCGAGGCGGCGATCCGCTCCCGGTGA
- a CDS encoding SDR family NAD(P)-dependent oxidoreductase, producing MSSSLEGRVVVVTGSGRGLGREHALLLARAGASVVVNDLDEDGKGPAHDVVDEIHALGGKAVADSHSVTTWDSAAQIIETATSAFGRLDGIVCNAGFLRDRMLVNMSEAEWDDIIKVHQYGTFYILRHAAAYWRGLQKAGQKVDASVVTTTAISGLHSNVGQVNYGAAKAAIALMTVSMSRELERYGVRVNAISPVAMTRLTMAGLGNGDHVAELEDALAPGHVSPLVAWLLSPECTSNAQVYGVFGREIHRYTGWTPAESAVADEDWTVDSVAQALRGWPDHYDPGFIPGIPQQTVGG from the coding sequence ATGTCCAGCAGTTTGGAAGGCCGGGTCGTCGTCGTGACCGGCTCCGGGCGCGGGCTCGGCCGGGAGCACGCGCTCCTGCTCGCCCGCGCCGGAGCCTCGGTGGTCGTCAACGACCTTGACGAGGACGGCAAGGGACCCGCGCACGACGTCGTGGACGAGATCCACGCGCTCGGCGGCAAGGCGGTCGCCGACTCTCACTCGGTGACGACCTGGGACTCGGCGGCACAGATCATCGAGACCGCGACCTCCGCCTTCGGCCGACTCGACGGGATCGTGTGCAACGCGGGATTCCTGCGCGACCGCATGCTGGTCAACATGTCCGAGGCCGAGTGGGACGACATCATCAAGGTCCACCAGTACGGCACCTTCTACATCCTGCGGCACGCCGCCGCGTACTGGCGTGGCCTACAGAAGGCCGGTCAGAAGGTCGACGCCTCCGTGGTCACCACGACCGCCATCTCCGGCCTCCACAGCAACGTGGGACAGGTCAACTACGGAGCCGCCAAGGCGGCCATCGCGCTGATGACCGTCTCCATGTCCCGCGAACTCGAACGGTACGGCGTCCGGGTCAACGCCATCTCGCCCGTCGCCATGACCCGGCTGACCATGGCCGGCCTCGGCAACGGCGACCATGTCGCGGAGCTGGAGGACGCACTCGCGCCGGGCCATGTCTCCCCCCTCGTCGCCTGGCTGCTCAGCCCGGAGTGCACCTCCAACGCGCAGGTGTACGGCGTGTTCGGGCGCGAGATCCACCGCTACACGGGCTGGACGCCGGCCGAGTCCGCCGTCGCCGACGAGGACTGGACCGTCGACTCGGTGGCGCAGGCGCTGCGCGGCTGGCCCGACCACTACGATCCGGGCTTCATCCCTGGCATACCGCAGCAGACCGTGGGGGGCTGA
- a CDS encoding hydroxyacid dehydrogenase yields the protein MTDSKRRPRAALAMSRDAATVVFAPEALARLDAVCDLAPLPVLDDLDTPRAREILAEVDLLVTSWRCPPLDANVLAAAPRLRAVVHAAGSVRGHITEACWERGIEVSSAAVPNALPVAEYTLAMILLTGKQALERAQILRATRSLERLVRIPRTIGNHHRTVGILSASLIGRRVIELLREHDVEVLLHDPFVTDTEAAQLGATRVELTELFTRSDTVSVHAPLLPATRGLVSRSLIESMRPGAVLINTARGAVIDQDALTDAARAGRIRAVLDVTDPEVLPPEHPLWDCDNVLITPHLAGSQGNEWGRLAEHAVAEVARWASGGGFLHPVRRERLAYSA from the coding sequence ATGACCGACTCCAAGCGCCGCCCCAGGGCTGCCCTGGCCATGTCCCGGGACGCGGCCACCGTCGTGTTCGCCCCCGAAGCTCTCGCCCGACTCGACGCCGTCTGCGATCTCGCCCCGCTCCCCGTCCTGGACGACCTCGACACACCCAGGGCCCGTGAGATCCTCGCCGAAGTCGACCTGCTGGTCACCAGTTGGCGCTGCCCGCCGCTGGACGCGAACGTCCTCGCGGCCGCGCCGCGTCTGCGCGCGGTGGTACACGCCGCGGGCAGCGTGCGCGGGCACATCACCGAGGCATGCTGGGAGCGCGGCATCGAGGTGTCCTCGGCCGCGGTTCCCAACGCCCTGCCGGTCGCCGAGTACACCCTCGCCATGATCCTGCTCACCGGCAAACAGGCTCTCGAACGCGCCCAGATCCTCCGCGCCACCCGAAGCCTCGAACGCCTGGTGCGGATTCCGCGCACCATCGGCAACCACCACCGCACCGTCGGCATCCTGTCCGCGTCGCTCATCGGCCGCCGGGTCATCGAACTGCTGCGTGAGCACGACGTGGAGGTCCTCCTCCACGACCCGTTCGTCACCGACACCGAGGCGGCCCAACTCGGCGCCACACGAGTCGAGTTGACGGAGTTGTTCACCCGCAGCGACACCGTGAGCGTGCACGCGCCGTTGCTGCCCGCCACCCGCGGCCTGGTCAGCCGCTCCCTGATCGAGTCGATGCGTCCGGGCGCCGTGCTGATCAACACTGCGCGGGGCGCGGTCATCGACCAGGACGCGCTCACCGACGCCGCCCGAGCCGGCCGCATCCGGGCCGTCCTCGACGTCACCGACCCCGAAGTCCTGCCCCCCGAGCACCCGTTGTGGGACTGCGACAACGTTCTCATCACCCCCCACCTCGCCGGCTCACAGGGCAACGAATGGGGCCGCCTGGCCGAACATGCCGTCGCCGAGGTCGCCCGCTGGGCCTCCGGCGGCGGCTTCCTGCATCCCGTACGACGCGAGAGGCTGGCGTACTCGGCATGA